A single Nicotiana tabacum cultivar K326 chromosome 5, ASM71507v2, whole genome shotgun sequence DNA region contains:
- the LOC107785695 gene encoding uncharacterized protein LOC107785695, with product MSRKRLAFSFFLRGNHGHHYLNLPKSNLICLSRSASSVLVPQRSFLLGFALSRSNKVNFFNSGIRFSTFPSSSNSCSDSEQEDSSEHSVEDHKEPYSDLDLETIEAIFREPGSNAAQVYNKLEQCGVRPTQELVTEVLSRVRNNWEVAFTFFIWASKQTGYVHSVRQYHSMISILGKMRKFDTAWSLIDEMRGGKDRPSLVNPQTLLIMIRKYCAVHDVGKAISTFYAFKRFKFDMGMEEFQDLLSALCRYKNVKDAEHLIFCNKNVFPLNTKSLNIILNGWCLALDDLSEGKRIWRFMKEKGIPRDVFSYCSIMSCYSRAGRLNVVLKLFNEMKLNGVAADVKVYNAVIHALSKGRLVKQARTVMKMMEENGLTPNTVTYNSLIMPLCKARLLDEAQEVFNEMIQRGIHPTVRTYHALLRCLRTGEEVFEQLQKMNMMGCIPTHDTYIMLIRKFCRWRQLDNVFKLWDEMSKNGLDHDRSSYIVLIHGLFLNGKIEESYKYYQEMKQKGLLSEPKVDEMLQAWVAGRGDFQENKVTCSQENKERVKFEKADKERDFRKMPETRRVMRERGFSFWD from the coding sequence ATGTCTCGAAAAAGACTTGCATTCTCCTTCTTCCTTCGTGGGAATCACGGTCACCACTATCTCAATTTGCCAAAAAGTAATCTAATTTGTCTTTCTCGATCCGCCAGTAGTGTCCTCGTTCCTCAGCGGAGTTTCCTACTTGGTTTTGCTCTCTCAAGGTCTAATAAGGTTAATTTCTTCAATTCGGGAATCAGGTTCTCTACTTTTCCTTCCTCAAGCAATTCGTGTAGTGATTCTGAACAGGAAGATAGTAGTGAACATTCAGTAGAAGATCATAAAGAACCATATTCTGATTTAGATCTCGAAACTATTGAAGCTATTTTCAGAGAACCCGGAAGCAATGCTGCTCAAGTGTATAACAAGCTTGAGCAATGTGGTGTAAGGCCCACACAAGAACTAGTAACTGAGGTGCTTTCTCGTGTACGGAATAACTGGGAAGTTGCATTCACTTTCTTCATTTGGGCCAGTAAACAAACAGGTTATGTGCACTCTGTACGTCAGTACCATTCTATGATATCTATCCTTGGCAAAATGAGAAAGTTTGACACTGCGTGGTCATTGATTGATGAAATGAGAGGTGGGAAAGATAGACCATCTCTCGTGAATCCTCAGACACTCTTGATTATGATTAGGAAATACTGTGCTGTTCATGATGTGGGGAAAGCTATCAGTACTTTTTATGCGTTTAAACGGTTTAAATTCGATATGGGAATGGAAGAATTTCAAGATCTTTTATCCGCTCTTTGTCGCTACAAAAATGTAAAAGACGCGGAGCACTTGATTTTTTGCAATAAGAATGTTTTTCCGTTGAATACCAAGAGTTTGAATATCATTCTCAATGGATGGTGTCTTGCCCTTGATGATTTAAGTGAAGGAAAGCGGATTTGGAGGTTCATGAAGGAGAAAGGGATTCCCCGTGATGTTTTTTCGTATTGTAGTATCATGTCTTGCTATTCGAGAGCTGGTAGACTCAATGTAGTACTTAAGCTTTTCAATGAGATGAAATTGAATGGGGTTGCGGCGGATGTTAAAGTATACAATGCTGTGATTCATGCTCTGTCAAAAGGCAGGTTGGTTAAACAGGCTAGGACTGTGATGAAGATGATGGAAGAGAATGGTCTCACTCCAAACACTGTTACTTATAACTCATTAATCATGCCTCTCTGCAAAGCTCGATTGCTGGATGAAGCCCAGGAGGTCTTCAATGAGATGATTCAACGAGGTATACATCCTACTGTTCGAACTTACCATGCATTGCTTCGTTGCCTTAGGACGGGGGAAGAAGTGTTCGAGCAGTTGCAGAAGATGAATATGATGGGCTGTATTCCAACTCATGACACTTATATAATGTTAATTCGGAAGTTCTGCCGATGGCGCCAGCTTGATAATGTCTTCAAGCTGTGGGACGAGATGAGCAAGAATGGCTTGGACCATGATCGGAGCTCATATATAGTGCTGATACATGGACTCTTTCTGAATGGAAAAATCGAGGAGTCATACAAATACTATCAAGAAATGAAGCAAAAAGGTTTATTGTCGGAGCCCAAGGTAGATGAGATGCTTCAGGCTTGGGTAGCTGGCAGGGGCGATTTTCAAGAGAATAAAGTAACATGCAGTCAGGAAAACAAAGAGAGGGTCAAATTTGAAAAAGCTGATAAAGAAAGGGATTTCCGTAAAATGCCTGAAACACGAAGAGTTATGAGAGAACGCGGCTTCTCCTTTTGGGATTAG